In Apteryx mantelli isolate bAptMan1 chromosome 8, bAptMan1.hap1, whole genome shotgun sequence, the genomic window TATACATATGGCTAAAATAACACTTAATATTAAAGCACTTATAAAAGTACTTCAACACTATTTGCAAACATACACTTTCAAAGATACTGAAATAAGGACACAAACTTTTTGAACCAAAAGTGCAAATTAATTCTGAAGGCTGTATTTCCTGTTGTTACAATACACCTTGAACATTCACAAGTCAGGCCTGGGGATCTCTAGGAGCTGGAAAAAACACAGTCACTTACAAAGCCGCTGGGAATCTACCCACACAAGGGTTACTGCTGCATCGCGGGTGGGAGAGCACTGGTTTGACAACTAATAAATTTGCACAGAGTAAGTCACACATACTCAGCACATCACTACCTGAACAGCCAGAACATATATGCAATATCCTTCACTCTCTAGCTCACCGGTTATCAGAATACTCAAACACAAATCCCATTCTTATCTGTAAGTCGTTGGACACAGCTCCCGAGGGGGGAATGACAACCTAAAACTAGCCTCGCTTGCCAACGAGCCGCCAGGCTCAGAGCAGACCGGGGGCGAAGCGGTCCGTGAGCAGGGCTTGACGAGGTGTTTTGATGGGAAACGGTCAAAGTTTGCTCTGGGGAGGGGAAAGCGGGCGCTGAGTGGCAGCGAGGGCAgcagcggccgccgccccgcggggacccGGCAGCGGAGGGAAGCGCCCCGACGCCCCTCACCGTGGGCCCGGGCAGGCCTAgggccgccgggcgcccgccTCAGCGCTCCCCCACCACCAGCCCTCGGCCGGCCAGCCGCCCGCcccggagcggagcagagcagagcagagcagaggctaCCAGCCGCCTCTAGGGCTACACCAACAGCCGCTCCCGCCCCGGGCCGGCCCCCTCCGAGTGCCCCTAGGCTCCGTCCTTACTCCGCTTTGAACTGCGCGGGCCGTTGGCGCCTCGGCCCACGTCCTCCACCAGTGCCTCATGGCGCATGCGCAacaccccgccgccgcctcgctcccCGCCATgaccggggcggggcggggctgcgccgcTCGGCGAGCCGCGGCGCGGGCAGCCTatcgccgcgctgcgccgcggtGCACTgtgggcagggggcggggcgcgcggcggcggccgctgctgttggggcggggggggcggggcggggcggtgccTCCCCGACGGCGCCGGCCGCGGCATGGGCAGGGGCGCGGGCAGCGGCATGGGCCGCGGCGCGCTGCCGCTCCTGCTCCTCGGCTgcctggcgctgctgctgctgccgccgccgcccgccgccgccgcgttcaGCTCCTCCCTCGACAGCGACTTCACCTTCACGCTGCCCGCCGGCCGCCGGGAGTGCTTCTACCAGCCCATGCGCAAGGAGGCCTCGCTGGAGCTCGAGTACCAGGTCGGCGAGGGCGGCgaccggagcggagcggagccggggggctcccgggggcgccctgggccgccgccgccggggctcgggccgCGCTGAGCGGCCTGCGGGGCTttcgcggggcggcgcgcggcccccgcggggaaGCGGCCCCGCTCGCGCGGTGACCGACTgggcaggcggcgggggcggcgggggcgctgcGCCTCCCGCTGCTCGTGTCGCGTTACTGGCGAGACCGTGTCTTAATGGCGGGTGGAAACTTTAAACACAGGAAACCCGGCAGGTTACCTCAAGGATAATCCCGATggctaaatcttttttttttcttcattctgctAGCTGGTTTTGGTTTTACTTGCTAAGCTCTCAAGGTGCCATCCTTTAAATCAGTAAAAGTAGAACGTTAACTTTTGTGACCTTGGATGATGTAGCTCCAAAGCACAAATAAAACTGTTGCTGATGTACAAAACACTTACTTGCCTATCTTTGGGTTAAACACCTCTTATCTGGGAGGTTGAAGTTTTTCAAAAAGTCTTATTTAGCTAGACCAACATTAAGATCTTGAAGCTCTTCTTCAGAAGAACTGAGTTCTCCAGGCATCTGTGCAAAGACCTCACCTTTTCTTAACTAAGACCTTTTCAGGGCAAATAAGCACAGTGTGAGAAGCTGCAGTGAGTGTTTTCTCACCCTGCTACTGTGCCTCAGGACTGGCCTCGGTctgtcctcttttttcttttttcttccttttttttttttttggtgcctccCAACTGAGAATGCAAAGCAGAAGAACTGAGTTGCTAATCTTGATTATTTCCTAATTGCTTTAAGTTACATGCAAAATGGAACAGGAATCAAAGATGGAGGTGATCAAGCTCTGCTCACAGTCCTGTCTAAGCAAaattaaagttttttaaaaaatcctattttaGAAAGACAGTGCAAAGTAATGATAATGGCCCTTTCAAATTTATTACAAAGAGAACAAATGTCTTTAACAGGGAACTTACTTCTTCTACTCAGAGATAAATTTCTCTGCACTAATGGTAATAGTATTGATTCATCTTTCCAGTTGAATGTGTAGAAAAGGAATGCTATTCATGTGTTACTGGaaagagtttgggttttttttttaatagttatccTCAATTTAGTGGCTAAAGCACCAGAATATTTAAAGTGGAGATGCAGGTCATTCTCCAACGACATAATGCAGTAAGTGCTATGCTGATACAAAGTTTTGATTCAGTATGTTCAGATTGTATCATAGCCTTAAAGGTATATCACTACATATGTCTTTAATTAGATCAACTGTTAGCAGCTCATTTTCTCTTTTGGTGCATCTCCAGTCTTACTTTCAGTCAGGGCAAACTTTGCCCTTGATTTCAGCAGTAGATGACTTCTATACTCAAATAACTCACTGGAAAACGCCCCCGCACACCTCCACACACCCTGGCATGGACCAGGTTTAGTAATGTCATTGTAAATGTGATCCCTCTCTGCCCCCCGCCCAGTTACTACCTTTCCTGTTGAGAATTTCTACAACACAACCTATGTAGTGATACAACTGTAGCCATGTTAGTACTGTTAAAACAGCACAGTTTTGTTATGTTGTATACAGTTACTATGAAACTTTGAACTCTCATAGACAGATTCACCTTTTAAATTCTTCCTGCAACAGTTCCCTTACTTAGAAACTTATCTTCAGCAATGCAGACAggaatttcactgttttttttgttgttgttgtttcatagGTTTTAGATGGAGCAGGATTGGATGTTGATTTTCATCTACTGTCTCCAAAAGGTGAAACTCTAGTTTTTGATCAAAGAAAATCAGATGGAGTTCATACGTAAGTTTTACCTTTTTATAAACACTTAATGCTTTTTACATGGATCTTACCATAAGCTGaaggatatttttgttttaatgatagCTGTTAATAGTGAACAAAAGTAATTACTGTGGAGTTGAAAAAGGTATCCACAATCTAATATTAAAAACATGTTGTCAGTCATATAAATAAGGGGAAAAGTCCCCTATTTCTCTTTTTATCAAGGCATTAAATTAGAGTATAAGAATCCCACTGATATTATAGATTTTTCTTAGTCATTCACAATGTTTCAAAagccaaataaaggaaaaagtaaaagtaaGCTGCTGCTATCTTCATCATATTAAGACTTAAGAGTAGGCAGGGTTGGTTTTACTGTGACTGTGCAATCTGTAATGTGTCtttaaatttcttatttttatataaaaagtttACTGAGTTATTCCTAAATGCATGCTTGTCCCTCTTAAAGAGGAAAACTTGCTAATAAAACTCATCATTTCAGGACCAGtgctaaaaatgtaattaatttaacaatattttgtttatatatacagtgtagaaacagaagATGGTGATTACATGTTCTGCTTTGACAACACATTCAGTACCATTTCTGAGAAGGTTATTTTTTTTGAACTGATCCTGGACAACATGGGAGAAGATGGAGGACAAGATCAAGAGGACTGGAAGAAGTACGTTACAGGCACAGATCTCCTGGATATGAAACTGGAAGACATTCTGGTAAGTATTCAATCCTAAATTCTTCTGAATGTAAGAATATTTAGAAAAACTCGCTGTCATTCAGCCATTCAGTCTTGGTCTGATACATCATCCTGGAAGCTATTCCACTTGCCTGAAGTTCTACTGATACATGAAGCCCAATACCATGGATTTCTTGCTTCCACACAGAAGCTTGAGAATAGTTTTTGGAATAAAATTTCAGTCAGCTAGAAGAAGCTGTATAGATTTAGAAGTTGTTCTGCTTCCCATTCAAGCTTCCTTTTTCCTTACTGCTAAAATGGGATATTTTTCCCTAGTAtcaataaaatgaatatttataatattaaaatattgcttaaTCTCAGTGATGGAATTGGAATCACTGCATAGATTTCATCATGTTTGAAAATATAGTATTGGGCAAGTCTCTTGTTCCCATCTTTGCACAGGTGCCTCAGCCAGCATATGAGTTATTATTTCTATCTTAGACAATTTAGGAATTactttattagatttttttaatcaattttatTTCCATCTTTTCCATCTCATAAACAATCTAGCTAGATCAGGAAATAATCTATACCACACTGCACGTTCACCTTTGCAGGCATTCAGAGGACATCTGAGAGAGTAGTGGTGAACCGCTAATAGGGCTGCTGAGCATGGTAGTATTACTGCTAAAGCAAGTGGAGAGAAGTAGGTGCTCTAAGTTACTCATCTGGCAGAGATACTGCACATAATGTCCTGAGGCACTGAGCAACTGCAGGGGGAAACTGTTCTCAGCTGATCCCAAGAAAATCTGTGAGGGACCTGCTCTCCTTGGCTGCTTTGCTTCtcatttttaattcttaaagCTTACTTGAGTCAAACTGCTTCCAGTTTGTGACAACAGCAGCCACAGTTAGGATTTTCAGTTACTGTGAATGGTAAAGTTTGCTTAAACTATACACTGGTCCTGTGCGATGTAGGAAGATGACTGCCTCCCAGTCAAAGCTCTGTTTCCTTCCATGATCACTAAACGTTCAGATTACTGCAGAAGCAGAGGACTGCTTGGTGTTTCTGTAGCGTGTAGCACTGTGTTCAGCAGGATGCAGTAAAAGCCACTGTTTGTTTGCTGGTAGTTACAGACAGTAGGtatcctgtttaaaaaaagtaaaattggcATCCAGAAAGACTCATTTTGAATACTTACTGAAGACAATCAGGTATAAGGAATGATGTTGTTTGTTGTGTCCTATTTATAGGAATAAACTAAAGCCAGATTTTCTAATGACAAAACAAACTTAATGTTTGAGATGCCAAATGTGTTGTAGATATATGAGGTATTTTTACATAGTTTAAGCCAAACACTGGATCTGAAAGTCAGACAGCCCTTCCAGTGACAAAGTGACAAAGCCAATTAGAGAAAACAAAGTCTAGAGGGGGGATTGCGAAGGAAACTCCTCTTACGCTAATCACAAGTAATATTCTAATGGATCTGAGAGTTAGTGTTGggtatgtaaaaatattttttccaaaagaaaaacaaatgcggAACTTGTCTTCATTTGAGGTCCTTGCAGATCTTTAAAGCATGTAATTTTTGTGAAGTTAACACTAGTGTTTGATACCATTGTTTACCTAGTCAAGCTATTATATTACTTTTTGGAATTTCTGTGAGGACTTGCACAAATACTTAGCAGTTAAAGTCCTTAATTGCTAAAGTGCTTAAAGATAAACAAGACATTTTCTGGGGAAAATGGAGAAATATCTTATTTGTAAAGTTCTTTTATGCTGCTGGTGACATACGATCTTTAGTATTACCATAAAATTATCTGGCGtccaaaaatagctttttttgaaatgttttatgtttaATATGGAGCAAGGAAAATGTCCATGGAGAAAAAGTTACTGATGgggggtttttttacttttttttttaatttataccaTTCATCTACTATACTGTTACTGCACACATTACTCTTTTCACTAAAAGTTACCTCAGGTCCCATGGTGACAGCAAGAACTTAAGGCCTAGAAAATTGACACTTGATGAGATTTGCCTTTAGGTTGTGACTATCCATTATGCTGTGGATGAAACATAACAGTTTATAGGACCAAGTGTTTACTCTGTAAACCCTAAACACAGAGCGGATCTGGAGCAGCTGTTCTTAGGGCCAGAATGTTTATGTACTTCCTTGAGGCGAACTGTGCATTATTCATCTCCTTTATAGGATCTCTAGTCATCCTAttgacaagatttttttaaaagtcaaaattcTGCTTTAGTATCAAAGTTGAAGCAGTAGTTTATGGCCATTAcaattaaagcagaagaaaagagatgGGAATGTAACATTACaatacctcttttttttctttttttttttttttccccctcccctacaGCTATAGACCTGTTTGGGTTAAAAGGTGCCTTAATCAGATTATTCATCAGAAAACAACTACCTTTGTTTTGCAACTCACTAGTACATTACTTGTTTTgggtctaattttttttttacagataatTGCTTTTTACTTGCCTGAATACCTGGAATCACAGTTCCCCAAGATACAATGGAATATAAAAAAAATGGTTTTAGGTTTGACTTCTATCACACCTCCTATCCTCCAGTATGTGATGTCTGGGGGGAACAAGGTATTACTACTTGACCATAATGCCATGTTAATTAAGCCTTGTTAGGTGACAAATAATAAACAGGTTAGATGAATTAATGAAAACCCAGTGATAAAATATAGGTTTTATAAATGAAGTTAACTGTCTACTAGGTAAGAAATTAATACTGTATTACTACATTATTATTTAATACTTTCTATGTACTGCAAGCTATCTGTTTATATGAAatgtccttttttcctccttctaaaaatattcttttgttaTTTACTAGGAATCCATCAACAGCGTCAAAGCTAGACTAAGCAAAAGTGTCCAGATTCAGACCCTACTCAGAGCATTTGAAGCTCGTGACCGAAATATACAAGAAAGCAACTTTGACAGAGTGAATTTCTGGTCCATGGTCAACTTGGGAGTAATGGCGGTGGTATCAGCTGTTCAGGTTTACATGTTGAAAAGTCTCTTCGAAGATAAGAGGAAAAGTAGAACTTAATATCCAGTATGATCATAAAGATATACAGGTGGGGGGAAGCAATAAATTGCtacaggaaagaaacaaagaaaaacgtGACCTTTCAGATTCTTTTGAACAGCAGTAGACACATCAGGTTTCTAAGTCATATGGGGCTTTTTAACATGAACAAAACGCCTTGCCCCAAGCTCTTCCATCTTTGCAAGTGCTATTAACAAACAATTGTTTTTCATGCTTTTAGCATTTGTTAATCATTGTTAATGACTAGCTTATGCATAGCACAAAGGATGTGGGTTCATATGCAAAGTAATGTTAATACTGTCATCTTTTTGTTTGCATAAAACTTTAAATGGTAACTTAGATTTGGTTTGTTTGATGTTAAACATTGAGTGAATTTAAATCTGTGCCTACATGTTTACAAGATTGGGGCTCACAGAGTAGTCTGTGGTTACCATCATTTATCGTCAAAGcgaagtgttttttaaaaatactcagCTTTTGTTGTACAGCATCATGTAGAAACACTGGGCTAACATTGTGAGAACAAAATtatagctttttcatttttttatatacAGATGGCTAAAATCAGCACTTTAAAGATAAACACTGTCAATGTGAAATTGAGTAATTGAGTCAGCGTTGAAAAGAATTAGAGAAAATAGGTGCAATTCCTGTTCAtaattttttgtcttgttttgcaaTCCCATTTTCCTTTTTGGCTGTTACATGAGATCCAAGATAAACTGACTATATATGGTGCACAGATGGATGCACACACAAATTGAAGCATGGTTTCTGAA contains:
- the TMED5 gene encoding transmembrane emp24 domain-containing protein 5 is translated as MGRGAGSGMGRGALPLLLLGCLALLLLPPPPAAAAFSSSLDSDFTFTLPAGRRECFYQPMRKEASLELEYQVLDGAGLDVDFHLLSPKGETLVFDQRKSDGVHTVETEDGDYMFCFDNTFSTISEKVIFFELILDNMGEDGGQDQEDWKKYVTGTDLLDMKLEDILESINSVKARLSKSVQIQTLLRAFEARDRNIQESNFDRVNFWSMVNLGVMAVVSAVQVYMLKSLFEDKRKSRT